The genomic segment GTTGTTTCCCTGTTTTTATCTGACACAGACAAATGTTAACTGAGTTCAGGAGGATGATGTCAAAGACCTAATTTCTCAGTAAAAGTCACTCAAACTCAATTACTTGTTAATGCTTGGAgtcacaaacattttaaataatgaaaggcatttaaaaacaaaggccTAATCAAATGTTATGACTTTGGGGGGAAGAAATGTGAAACATTTGTAGCCTATATATAGTGTTGCCGCACATGACAGTacatgaaaagacaaaattTCGGTCTTAAGCctcatataaaatgtttttgtctggaatctataaatgaataaacacattGCTGAGCATCTATTAACGAAACCAACTAGAGTTTCTGatcaaaacaaatgatttctcATCAGAAAATGAAGTTTACTCAtttcacagagaaacagaaaaaacaaatctgtagcatgaagttttattatattttggaATCAATAATACACTGGTTTTGGGGCGTAGTCTATTAATGTACCAAGAATGCGACAGCATGACTTCAATCCCGGATGGAAGAGATAGTTATGAAAGATGTTATTACTGTAACACTGAGTTTTCTTccttgttaatgttattatagaataaaaaatgtaatctggcatgaatgagtgtgtgtgtgggagggagggaggaacaGGTATTTAAGTTCCAgtgtcacagagtcacagtgtcTGCACATCCTTTGCTCAGACTCTTCAGGTTAATTCCAGACGGTGAGTGTGAAAATCTGCATCTGCAAGCTTTATGTCAgtgggtttatttatttatttttttatctaccAACACTAAATGCATCCTATAATGCAGAATCTAATCACTTAAATTAGAATAAGATAAGTACTTACGCTAACATACCCGCATACAGAAAATTGATAAAATGATGAGCAGGACAATGTGTAAtgagttgagttttttttgttttttttctaatgtcagtGTCTTCTCTGGACGTCCTCACGCACCACAATGTTAAAGCTCCTGTTCTTGGCTGCGCTCTGTGCCAGCTGCATGGCAAGACGTAAGAAGTCATCCGACCCTTTTTACGCCATTTTAAACTTTTCCATCCAACATGGATAGTGGAATCAAGAATAATATGTTTgattgtatgtttgtttttgtttgtctttctagCTGGCGTGATGCATTACTCATTCGATCCTGCAGTTGGACCTGGTAGTGGTACGTCCTTTTCCTCTGCAGGGTCAGGGGGAAGGATCACAGCAGTCAGGGTTTGGGAGGCCGCCAATGCTTACATCACTGGGTTAGTATTTCTTCTTTGTTATCTATGGGTGTTGGaggattattataattattacattatatattacaGAAGAGAGGGTCAATAAAGTAAATTATGAGATACCTGTAGTCCTTGTACACAAGCAGGTTTCCCTAATGCATTAAGTGTGTATCACTGCTCTGTTTATCATCTGCCCTCACCTCTTCTTGaatcatattttatgtttaccaGTGTTTCCTCTCTATCTCTGCAGTATCCAGGTACGATATGATTACATCTGGTCTAGAGTTTTTGGACGTGTTTACAGCACTGTGCATGAGCTGAATCTGTTTGATGGAGAGGTCATAGTTCAGGTAAGAGATTTATTTGGCTTGATTAAAGAAttcagatgttttcttttattttccatctaGATGTTGACATGATAAACAGGCACTAATTAGACATAATAACAGTTAGTTACATAGTTTGCTCCTTTGTAAGAACTAACTACAACTGCTGTGTTAGTTTGCTCACATTGTTGTGCATGTTTCAGGTCTCTGGAAAATACCACACCAATTACATTTATCAGCTGACATTTGTGACCTCTAGAGGGCGCTCGATGATGGTTGGCCAACCATACCAGGTCTTAATCCATTTtgattattacaattattaataatatgttTCATGGTAATGCATTAACATTTGATGCTGTTTTGCAGCGCTCATTTAATTTCTACACACAGTACGAAGATGCAGAGCTCATACTCCTGAGTGGGCGCTACAATAGTGCTGGGATTACTTCACTGGCAGCTCACTGGGGAGTTGTCCCCCAGAACACCACTGACAATgccgaataataataatcaactgGCAAACAAAACGGTGATAAATGGTGATTCAGTAACCAAAACCTGATTACCTATAAATATGTTTCAAACATGTGATTACACATCAccagcatttttaaatgtcaatggAACAATGTGAGATtgacaataataaatattattattttaactacTGTCAGTAAACAAATTAGTATGAAAAGTGAACACCGCATCCCTGATGGAAACAAACCAGTGATGGATCTTGGTTTCAATCAAaattgcatgtttgtttttttggtgtttttttttttttttgtggaaacagtattgtaatgtttatttttattattctttcaCTCACTGGTCATTATTCAGATGTTTAGTCTGCATCTTATTGtatggtgggttttttttgcaacacataaaaataaagttaagaAAACCGAATTAAATGTGGTGCTGTTCTATTTTGTTCTGAACCAAAGTATCCCTTATATTTTTCCCCTGAATATTCTGTGATATTTTAACTAATACAGAAGAGGTCAAAGTGCAGTTAACCATACACTTTCACTTGTCACTTGTTTAactgaaattacattttttggtTGTTCACAAGAATATACTTAATGTCCTTGTGCTATTAGCATGGACaccatgttttttattattattattgatttatacATTTGCTAAAGTACAGACACATAATGCAATGTTGAACATCCTGTGTGATGAGAGgtggtcattttgagttttgtgctagaattttgaaaaatgacatcaaaGTGCCATCAAAGTTTTCCACTTTCTTGGCTGGaaccaaacccagctgacatacgGCTGAACAGGTCAGCATCCACATCTACCAGTTGGTATTTGTGACCTCCAGGGGGCACTCTCTGATCAGCCTGTCAGGTCTTACCCATTctaattattacaataataaacacGCTGTGTTGTGGGCCTTCTTAAACTTCTACCCAGAGCAAAAGTTAAACTGCTGAGTGGTTTAAATAATGGCAGTGGAACCATCATGCTGGCAGCTCACTGCATCACATCCTCATAAAAATACACTGCTATTGTTTTATATGATGGAATATGATGTaaacatgatgtaaacatgTGTCATTTAATTGGATAATATCACACCCACAGTGCGTCAAAACTACGGAacaaacagtgatttaaaaggTTATTAATATAGTAACAATAGATAAACATATCAAATGTATAAagtaacaaacaaactgtgCACTCTAGACAGAAATAAAGCAATAATTTCCTACAACTACAGAAACATTTTGAGAGTGTCCAGTTTTTGAACTGATTTATGGGTGTTGTGTTaacaatatgaaaacaacagtgaTATACCACCTTGACAACAGTCTCTACACCAGTTGTATGAAGGTTGATCCGTTGCTGTGTCCTCCCATAGTTTAAACATGGAACCATGCAGCTGTGGACCATGGAGGTTAAGAGACTACTGCACGTCCTCTGTGAATTTCCAGGCACGGTAACTCAGGTAACTGCTTCCTGCGTAGCACAATGTGGTCACAAAGGCAAAGAACTGAAAGGGTTAAAGGTGGACAATAGGTGAGGGGGAAAAAGTTCAAAttattacacacacgcacactttcaGTTTAGTCATCACAAGGAAATACAGCATACATAATGACATAATGAGGGCTCTTACTGCAGATGCTGCCCAGCAGTTGTAGTTGTGTCGCCCCCTAATGGCCTGGTTGACTGACACAGAGTCCACAACTGCTGCCACCAGATAGAGAGCTGCAGCGCTGCAGTTCAAACACAGTGACTagaggagacaaagagacaaagtgtGAATTAAAGATGTACAACTGTTTTAACGTCCAAGTATTGTCATTCATAAATCCCAATAATCCTACAGTACAATGCTCTTCTATTTTTTCATAAAGCGTAAAATACTGGTTGAAGTGGAAGGCAAGATTTCAGGGAGGACCAAGGGATATGTGCTCTCATGTTATACCTGCTGTTATTTACTATAGAGcatgacattttaatgtatgGTGCTGATGATCTGCCCGGGCTGGAATTAATGTTTTTAGTGTTCTGTATATTCTTATGACTCTGTAAGGACAATAAAGATAGATCTAACCTCTGACCTATACAGGACCAAATGGTTGTTGTGCTACAGATCTAAAATTAACTTTAGCCAAGTGTTGTGAACATAATTAGTGGGAAGTTTGTTGATGCTATAGTCAAATCACAAGATCTGAATAATCTGGTGGATATCACATGTTGTCTGAGAACATATAATGATCGGTTCAATTATGTGCCACATATTATCATATTTGTCTATTATGTCCATTGAACAcatgatgtacagtacatgtgtttgtgaattTGCTATACGGACTAACTTTTAAAGGACCACTTTACTGGGGACATTTTTTGGAAAGTGAGGATATTTTTGccacttttgtcattttcattcaaatggcTATTAACTGTAGGGCTTAAGACTTGGTTTGGGGCTTCAGGTCCGAAATAGAACAGGTTTTGTACACTATTTGTAATGATTAACATTCTAATAGTGAGCAAGATGGTGTATTTTGTCAAGGAGTGTCCAAAAGAGAAGTACATTACCAGTGTAGTCCAGGGGACGTGTGGAGCCCTTTTGTGAGCTCCAGTGAGATAAattacaaacagacacaaagtgAGAATCCAGCACGAGACGGCAACAAACATCACCCAGCAAAGAGCAGACACATGAAAATAATCCGTTCCCCCAACGAGAATCCACACTAACATACCACAcacctggaggagaggagaggagattaGTTTAAATGGTTCCTTCTTTGAAATACTAATTTTTTACTTATGATACGGGAAACCAAGATACTAAAAATAGTGAACTATGTTAGTGCTGCAGTGGTGCAAAGTTAAATCTCTTTCATCCTGCACTAGTTCAAACCCATACCTGTGTCACAACAAAATATTCCTGCCAGATATTTCATATCGGGGAACAAAAATATTTGCTCGAGTGAAACGTGACCGTAAGGCTGGTTAAAATCTCGGATCGGTTCCCAGTTTAACTCATTATAATATTGTGTCTAGTTATAGAATAGcattgttttccaaaaaaacagcTTCAATCAGCAGCTccattttacttatttaattatattgcAATCAGATTCTTTCAATTGAGCCTCACTTCTGCATGGCAGCCAGCCAGACTGTGTTTAGAGGAAGgctgtcctgttttttttccctcagccTATttgcagaggaagagagacaaTGCAGGAGAAAAGGGGCAAAGATGTGAAAGATATGATTTGCTCGGTGTGTTTTGGTTAACTTCCTATTTTTATAGAAACATTTTCAAGTCTGAATACTGTCTGATACTATGTTATTATCCAGATGagttttacattcatttcataGGAAAATTGTCACGAGAATGTAATTAATTAGAACGTAATTAGTTCTAAccacaaacctgtttttgtcCACATAGTTTCAAGTGTAAAATACTTCTCAGGGACAAAATGACTGCCACTACTTCCCAGTGATTATTAAAAGCACAATCATCAATCAGCCTATTGTTACCAGACACACTATTGAAACATAGGCttcaaaaagtcaaatattctCACATACTATTTCAGCCAGGAGAAGAATTCCTGTGGCGTTTGTGGTGAAATGCTGGTCAAATGCCAAGGTGGAGGTTGAAATGTTATAGTCTGGAAGTGGCGGACTCCTGCGGCCCGACATCACAGCAGATCTCTCCATGGTGCACAGATGCTGTTTGcgagggagagagtgtgttttca from the Solea senegalensis isolate Sse05_10M linkage group LG9, IFAPA_SoseM_1, whole genome shotgun sequence genome contains:
- the LOC122774684 gene encoding uncharacterized protein LOC122774684 — translated: MLKLLFLAALCASCMARPGVMHYSFDPAVGTGSGTSFSSAGSGGRITAVRVWEATNAYITGIQVRYDYIWSRVFGRVYSTVHELNLFDGEVIVQVSGKYHTNYIYQLTFVTSRGRSMMVGQPYQRSFNFYTRYEDAELILLSGRYNSAGITSLAAHWGVVPQNTTDTTSIFQTCLLWTSSRTTMLKLLFLAALCASCMARPGVMHYSFDPAVGPGSGTSFSSAGSGGRITAVRVWEAANAYITGIQVRYDYIWSRVFGRVYSTVHELNLFDGEVIVQVSGKYHTNYIYQLTFVTSRGRSMMVGQPYQRSFNFYTQYEDAELILLSGRYNSAGITSLAAHWGVVPQNTTDNAE
- the cmtm8b gene encoding CKLF-like MARVEL transmembrane domain-containing protein 8b, producing MERSAVMSGRRSPPLPDYNISTSTLAFDQHFTTNATGILLLAEIVCGMLVWILVGGTDYFHVSALCWVMFVAVSCWILTLCLFVIYLTGAHKRAPHVPWTTLSLCLNCSAAALYLVAAVVDSVSVNQAIRGRHNYNCWAASAFFAFVTTLCYAGSSYLSYRAWKFTEDVQ